gcggagccccagccgccggaggctcacccaccccctgagaagtcacgtgataactcagggggtgaaaAATACCAATCAGGAGATGTGAGGGGAAGTAGGAGTGGAGGTGGTCATGAcataatatattttttttctatagAGAGAAAGGAGATGTAAGTTTAACCAAGACGGCCGAAGTCGGGACGGGGCTCAGGCTTGTTGTCAAAGACCTCCTCGATCTTGGCAATGACGTCGGGAGTGAGTTTGGGGAGGACGTCGTAGGCCTTAAGGTTGGCCTCGAGTTGCTCGGGTCTGGAAGCTCCGGTGATAAGGGTGGAGACGTTCTTGTTGGTCAACAAGAAAGCAAGAGCCAATTGAGCGGGCTCGACCTCGAGGTCCTTGGCAATGTCGGCAAACTTGTTGATCTTGATGAAGTTCTTCTTAccctcttcctcctcgaAACGTTGCTTGAAAATACCGGGCAAAGAACCGTCCTTGCCAAGGTTATCAGCGTCGTAACGAGAACCCTTAGGAATACCAGTGGCGTACTTACCAGTAAGCAAACCAGTGGCCAAGGGAGAGAATACGGTGGTACCGTAGTTGTAGGTCTTGAAAATAGGAGCCAACTCCTTCTCGAAGAACTCTCTATCAATCAAGTTATAAATAGGTTGCTCGACAACAGGAGCAATTAAACCGTACTTAGTAGCAGCGTGTTGAGCAGCCTCGATTTCATAGGCGTTCCACATTGAGGTTCCCCAGTAGTGGGCCTTACCGTCGTTAATGACTTGAGTAAAGGCACGAACAACCTCTTCAATAGGAGTATAAGGATCAGGACGGTGGGCGAAAACAATGTCGACATAGTCGTGTTGCAATCTAGcaagagcagcatcaaGACCTTCAATGATGTGTTTACGGGAAAGACCTCTGTCATTGACACCCTCACCACCCCAGAAGAGTTTAGTAGAAATGACATAGTCGGTTCTCTTCCAACCAAGCTTCTTAATGACCTTACCGAAAGAGACTTCACAAGCGCCAGCGCCATAGGCCTCAGCAGTATCGAAATAGTTAATACCAAGCTTGAAAGCCTTGTCGAAAATAGCCAAGGTCTTTTCATCCTCGACTTGCTTGCCCTCACCATAAGTGATCCAACCACCGAGCGAGATGGAGGAAACACGCAGACCAGTAGGTCCGAGGAATCGGTATTCAGACTTGGGAATGACAGACATTTTtgtgattattttttgtttagtCAATTGAGAGAATTGTActgagaaagaaagaaagaaaaaaagaagaaccaaAAACTGGTGACAACAGAGGGGTTTATATAATTTTCCATGGGGGCCCGTCGGACATGTTTACGTTGACGACGATTGCACCAGTAATGCCTCCTTGTGCGTGTAAATACCCCCACTTGGAAATTGGGGGGTAATACGCGCCTGATCCGGCAACTGCGACCGCCTATCACCCCGCTTTGTACATTGAAATTTTCCTTTGCAGCTTCCTTCACCCAGCGGAGTAGAGCTGCAGCAGCGATTACGAAGCGGGGCGAGCGAGGGTCATTTCCCCTCTGCAGTTGCTGCaaatgacaaaaaaaattagcCTGTTTCGAGTGATGGCTGACAAACCACCCCCTGCGATCTGTTCCCCACCGGCGGACCACCTGTCTCCACCGCGGACCACCTGtctccagcggctggggctctgcctcagaccccgtggttcgcttcgctcgttcgCGGGGTGGTGGGTCCCTGGagagggggtctgcctccggcggctggggctccgccccagccgccggaggcacacccctgGTAAATACCCGTCTGGTACCCGATCTTGGCTGCTCGCACACATCCCGACACTACCCGGACCGCCAGGTGAAACGGCTGTGTCGTGTCAGTATCGCCGCCTGCCGCCGCAAATCACGGTAAACTGGACGGTATTCACTGGTCCATTGGCAGACGCAGGTCTTACGGAGATTCCGTGTGAGCGCATGCAGTCCCAGCCCCAGCCCACCCGCGGCCCATCGCGGAGAAACCTGGGTTAACCCGGGCCTGTCTGCCTGCTTCCCTGTCTGCCCCAGACGCTTCCCCGGCTTGGCTGTGGTGCcccggctgctgctgctgctgcccctCCACCCGCCGTTCGTATTGTCCTGCCATGCCCGAAGCAGTCGATTCCCTCTGACCCCCACGCGGGATGCGCATCCCCCGGGGAAACTTCTATCACCACCCCGGCTCCCTGTACACCACCCTCGACCGCCCGTGAAACCGCGAACAACCTGCGCTGCTGACTCAGATCCTGGTCCGGGGGGTGagtggggtctgcctccggcggctggggccccgccccagaccctggttgctgctgcttcgcaggagttaccGGAGATAGGGAcgaaaaacgactcgagcgcagcgagaggagctaccagggtctggggcggagccccagccgccggaggcaggcaggAGATACTGGGGAAGGGGATATGCGGTGTACCCCTGAGATTTCCGGATATGTACGGTAGTGTCAATCAGTTAATCAATTAATGgtggaaataaatatataaataaataaaaaaaagtgtgGAGGAAGTTACCACTCGAGGGAAGACCGGTCGTAGGAGAGGAAGATGCCGTTGTCTTGTGTAGAGAGAGTGGTGATAACGTTGGCGATGCCAGCGGCGCTCTGGTCGGTGGAGATCATGACGTTGGAGCGGAGCACGTCGGCAAACTCGCCAGAATTCTTTCCCAAGTTATCGACATATCCGCTGCCCATGTCGGTATTAACGAGACCAGGGTGCACAGGGACGACAATGAAGTTCTGTTTAGCAAGCTCAAGACTCAATTCCTTGGCAGTGAAGTTGAGTGCAGATTTCGACTGGCCGTAGGAAGAGGTGCCAAATGCATCCGACATGTTCTTTTGAGATCCGAGTCCGCTGCTGATGAAAACAACCTTACGAGTGTCTCGTTTGACGAGAAGTGGATACAGAGCCTTGAAAAGAACAATGGGACCAAGTGTGTTGATGGCGTACAATCGAGCCCATGACTCGACAGGAGTGTCAAGCACGGTCATGGGCTCTTCAGAAATACCCGAATTAGCCACAAACACATCAATTCCGCCAACGAGTTTCTCAATTTGACTTGCCAGGTTAGTGGCATCGCTATGAACAGCAGCGTCATATTTGAGAACATGGACATTGGAGTGGACTTTTTGCCAGTCCTGGAGATCAGAGGCTGTAGCAGGAGCACGAGCTGTAGTAATAACAACCGAGTCGGCGATAGAAGACAGATTCTTGACTAAAGCAAGACCAATTCCTCTGTTTCCGCCAGAAACGAAGTAGACTGtgttagaagaagaagaagaaggagacGACATATTTAAAAGTGTTGAATTTGCAATTGTGATAGTAGTAAGAGTTGATAGAGTAGAAGCTGAGTGTGAAGTGAAGCTGAGTGATGAAAAAAGTCATCAATCCACGACCAACACCCTTCTTTTATACACCCCCGATGGCCAAACTCTCCCCAGCGGACTCTTCACCGCTCCGTGGACGTACCACCGGGCACCCCACAAGCAGGGTCCGCACCCTGCATAAACCCGCGATGTCCGCGCTGTCCGCGGTCGCCAGGGggagggtctgcctccggcggctggggctccgccccagaccccgctgctcctctcgctgcgctcgagtcggtccgtctCCGGTCCCccgtcaactcctgcgaagcaggagcaaccagggtctagggcggagccccagccgccggaggcaagccCGGACCTCGGTGAGGCTGGGATCGCCGCTACGTCATCGGCCGCCAGCAGCTCTCACCGCTCAATGGCCCTCATTTCCGCTTCAATTACTCTTCAGCACCTCTCCGACAACCTTCCTTGGAACAATTTGACCCCAATTGGCTCCAGAGCTCGCTGTGAACCGGGTTTAGTGGGTGGAGAAGGGGCCGGAGATGGTGGGTTAGCCGGGAGGTGAAGGCAGCCGCACCAGCGAGTTAGCTAGTGGGTGATGCAAGCCATTCCGATCGGGCGGGCGTTGTAGTggtctctttttcttcttctgcatTTCACCTCACTTGAATGAACTCCTCATCCACCACAGTTTTCAATTGACCCGTGAACAGATAAGAAAATCAAACTCTCAGGAAATCTCGCAATGGAACAACTCACAGCCGTTCAGGATAAGGCTTTTGCCTTTATCAACAAAGTCGATGGTGTACGTATAAAACAGTGGCAATTGTCACGGTCTGACCAGCTCTTCTGCCAGGTACCGCAATTCAGGTACCAGGGGGTCTCGGAACTGCAAAAGGATCTGGATTCTGGAATGTTCGGTCCAGTTGGCTTCAATTTCCATCCAGACAACTGAATCAGCCAGTTCCAACTCCAATTTTTCACCCCGGATCCCGGCGGGTCTGTCTGACAGGTGTCATTGGTTGCTCGGTCGGCCACTACTAACAATCACACAGGAACTTGAAAAGTACCCAGCTCTCAAGAACCTCGAGAAGCAAACCGGTCTTCCCAAGGCCTACGGTGCCCTTGGAGGGTTCGGCTTATACTTCCTGTTGATTTTCGTCAACGTCGGAGGGTAAGTCACTGGTGTCCGGGtctcgtgcctccggcggctggggctccgccccagaccctggttgctcctgcttcgcaggagatggctgggaccgttgacgcaaccgactcgagcgaagcgagaggagccacggggtctggggcggagccccagccgccggaggcatgtcccccgTTCGTACAGTTTTTACTAACAGAAGGACAGTATCGGCCAATTGCTCGCCAACTTCGTCACTTTGGTGATTCCCGGATACTATTCTTTGTTGGCTCTTGAGACCAAGTCGTCTGCTGACGATACTCATTATTTGACGTACTGGGTGGTGTATGCCGCTTTCAGCGTGTTCGAGTTCTGGTCGAAGGCCATTCTGTACTGGATTCCTTTCTACTGGGTTTTCAAGACCATTCTGTTCCTTTACCTGGGTCTTCCTCAATACAACGGTGCCAGATGGGTCTACAACACCGTTCTCCGTCCTGTCACTGTCAAGTTCTTGGGCGGTTCGGGCGGctcgtcctcttctttgaaggagaagctcgctgctgctgctgacgcCGCCTCGCCCGCTCCTTCTGAGGTCGGCTCGTCCACTGGCGTCGAATTGTAATCGTCCCGGGCCTGTAAAACCGGAAATATCACAAAATTAATCTTTCTTTtggggggtgctgcctccggcggctggggctccgccccagaccccgctgctcctctcgctgcgctcgagtcggttccctcgctgcgctcgagtcggttccctcgctgcgctcgagtcggttcccTCGCCGGTCCCGgccaatctcctgcgaagcaggagcatccagggtctggggcggagccccagccgccggaggcaggtcctGGACCTTGAGTCCCTCTGCCCCCCTGAGGTCTCCGGATCCGGTTAGCGAGCCGCGCGGCTACCGGGGCAAGGAATTTCAATAATTTCATGTTGGTGAAGGGGGAGAGTCGGTTAGTGGGAGAGTGAGAGTTAAACGGTGATAGGAACATGATTGTGAGCTCGAGAGGTTTGAGTCCCGTGTTGAGGACTGTCTTGAGACCTGGGTTCTCGGCGGGGGGTGTTTTTGCTGGACGGTCTGCAGTTGGCGGGTTTGCCGTGAGAGGATACGCCGA
The Sugiyamaella lignohabitans strain CBS 10342 chromosome A, complete sequence genome window above contains:
- a CDS encoding aldo-keto reductase superfamily protein (NADPH-dependent alpha-keto amide reductase; reduces aromatic alpha-keto amides, aliphatic alpha-keto esters, and aromatic alpha-keto esters; member of the aldo-keto reductase (AKR) family; protein abundance increases in response to DNA replication stress; GO_component: GO:0005737 - cytoplasm [Evidence IEA,IEA]; GO_component: GO:0005737 - cytoplasm [Evidence IDA] [PMID 14562095]; GO_component: GO:0005634 - nucleus [Evidence IEA,IEA]; GO_component: GO:0005634 - nucleus [Evidence IDA] [PMID 14562095]; GO_component: GO:0005886 - plasma membrane [Evidence IDA] [PMID 16622836]; GO_function: GO:0004032 - alditol:NADP+ 1-oxidoreductase activity [Evidence IDA,ISS] [PMID 11306085]; GO_function: GO:0004033 - aldo-keto reductase (NADP) activity [Evidence IDA] [PMID 17140678]; GO_function: GO:0051268 - alpha-keto amide reductase activity [Evidence IDA] [PMID 15564669]; GO_function: GO:0051269 - alpha-keto ester reductase activity [Evidence IDA] [PMID 15564669]; GO_function: GO:0016491 - oxidoreductase activity [Evidence IEA,IEA]; GO_process: GO:0043603 - cellular amide metabolic process [Evidence IDA] [PMID 15564669]; GO_process: GO:0006725 - cellular aromatic compound metabolic process [Evidence IDA] [PMID 16268655]; GO_process: GO:0042180 - cellular ketone metabolic process [Evidence IDA] [PMID 17140678]; GO_process: GO:0034599 - cellular response to oxidative stress [Evidence IGI] [PMID 17919749]; GO_process: GO:0055114 - oxidation-reduction process [Evidence IEA,IEA]), which codes for MSVIPKSEYRFLGPTGLRVSSISLGGWITYGEGKQVEDEKTLAIFDKAFKLGINYFDTAEAYGAGACEVSFGKVIKKLGWKRTDYVISTKLFWGGEGVNDRGLSRKHIIEGLDAALARLQHDYVDIVFAHRPDPYTPIEEVVRAFTQVINDGKAHYWGTSMWNAYEIEAAQHAATKYGLIAPVVEQPIYNLIDREFFEKELAPIFKTYNYGTTVFSPLATGLLTGKYATGIPKGSRYDADNLGKDGSLPGIFKQRFEEEEGKKNFIKINKFADIAKDLEVEPAQLALAFLLTNKNVSTLITGASRPEQLEANLKAYDVLPKLTPDVIAKIEEVFDNKPEPRPDFGRLG